From the genome of Actinacidiphila yeochonensis CN732, one region includes:
- a CDS encoding HAD family hydrolase, translating into MDTTSEGRTGLSGVMFDFSGTLFRIEPARQWLAAALAEAGVTAEPDEVAHYAGLLEAAGAQPGGGEPRALPAHLAERWEARDLTDRRHREAYTALSRLVDLPWDVHDALYERHMAPEAWQPYPDTARALKELEERNIPVAVVSNIGWDLRPVFEAHGLKGGVREFVLSFEHEVQKPDPRIFGIALAALGTAARDTAMVGDNARADGGATALGCPFLLVEPLRVEERPDALLGVLDLPPVSGHGS; encoded by the coding sequence GTGGACACGACGAGCGAAGGCCGGACCGGCCTGTCCGGAGTGATGTTCGACTTCTCCGGCACCCTGTTCAGGATCGAGCCCGCGCGGCAGTGGCTCGCGGCGGCGCTCGCCGAGGCCGGCGTGACGGCCGAGCCGGACGAGGTCGCGCACTACGCCGGCCTGCTGGAGGCCGCGGGCGCCCAGCCGGGTGGCGGCGAGCCCCGCGCGCTCCCCGCGCACCTGGCCGAACGGTGGGAGGCCAGGGATCTGACCGACCGCCGCCACCGGGAGGCGTACACCGCCCTGTCGCGACTGGTCGACCTGCCGTGGGACGTGCACGACGCCCTCTACGAGCGCCACATGGCCCCGGAGGCGTGGCAGCCGTACCCCGACACGGCCCGCGCGCTGAAGGAGTTGGAGGAGCGGAACATCCCGGTCGCCGTGGTGAGCAACATCGGCTGGGACCTGCGTCCGGTCTTCGAGGCCCACGGGCTCAAGGGCGGCGTCCGGGAGTTCGTGCTCAGCTTCGAACACGAGGTGCAGAAGCCGGATCCGCGCATCTTCGGGATCGCGCTGGCCGCGCTGGGCACCGCGGCCCGGGACACCGCGATGGTCGGCGACAACGCCCGGGCGGATGGCGGTGCCACCGCGCTGGGCTGCCCGTTCCTGCTGGTGGAGCCGCTGCGGGTGGAAGAGCGCCCGGACGCGCTGCTCGGGGTGCTCGACCTGCCGCCGGTATCCGGACACGGTTCCTGA